GTGGCGAGCACATCGGCGAGGAGTTCCTCGACCTCCGCGTTCTCCCGGCGGACGCCGATGTCCGTGATCCTCAGGCCCCTGACCTCGTGGTCGGGCAGGTCGATCAGCTCGGCCATCCGGTCGTTGATCCACCGCACGCGCAGCCGCTCGTCGCAGACCAGCATGGGACAGGGAGACTGGTCCAGCGCGGCCGTGGTCACCACGTCGTCCGGCGGGTCGAGCTCCGCGTGGTCGGGCCGGACGACGACCCGCCAGTCGGCCCGGTCCCCTCGCTGCGGCCTGCGGAGGGCGAGCAGGTGGACGGAGACCGTGCGACCGTCCCGGTGCCGCAGAGCGAGATCGCCGCTCCAGCGCGGGCCGACGAGGGCGGCCAGGGCATCCGGCTCGGCCAGCAGGGCCGCGGCGGGGCGGCCCAGCACCTCGTGGGCCTCGTACCCCAGCAGCCGCCGGGCACCGACGCCCCATCTGGCCACGGCGCCCCGGTCGTCGATGACGGCCCGTGCGGTCGAGGCATCGTCGAACGGATCCACCGGCCTCATCGTCGATCGTCGCCACTCCATCGCGCCTACGCACAGTGAAAGGTGCGTAAATCGAGTCCCAGCCTAGTGCGTCCCGCCCGCCGGTGAACGCCGATCCCACCTGTACGGGGCGGCGGCACGCGGAGGCGAATGGGCCGTGCGAGGGGACGGCCGGGGCAGAAGGCGCTTTCCGCACTCTTGACGGAGCTGAGTGGCACGTCGTCAGATTCTGTGTGTTCACGATCAGTTGTGAGTACTTCTGGGCCCTGATGAGGGAGAGCCGCCATGACCGTCACTCGCAGATCGGTTCTGCTCGCTTCCACGGCCGCACCGGCCGCGGGAGTGCTTCTGGCCACGCCGGTGGCCCAGGCCGCCGAGTCCGCCGGGAGCGCGTCCGGCCGCCGTACCGTCGCGCTGCGCGACGGCTGGCGCTTCGCGCTCGTCAACCCGGGCGGGATCACCGATCCGACGGGGGAGTACACGGACGCCGCGGCCCCTGGGTACGACGACTCGGGGTGGCGCGAGATCGCGGTGCCGCACGACTGGAGCATCGAGCTCGCCCCGACCACCGAGAACGGCACCACCAGCGGCACCGGCTTCTTCCCCGGCGGCCTGGGCTGGTACCGCCTCGCCTTCACCCTGCCGCCCGCCTTCGCCGGCCAGCGGATCTCGGTGGAGTTCGACGGTGTCTACATGGACTCGTACGTCTACTGCAACGGCACCGAGGCCGGCCGTCACCCCTACGGCTACACCGGCTTCGCCTTCGACCTCACCGACCTGCTCCACACCGACGGCACCACCGAGAACGTGATCGCGGTCAAGGTGCAGAACCGGCTCCCCAGCAGCCGCTGGTACTCGGGCAGCGGCATCTACCGCGAGGCGCGCCTGGTCGTCACCGATCCGGTGCACGTGGAGCGCTGGGGCACCCAGGTCACCACGCCGGAGATCACCGCCGAGCGGGCCCGCGTCAGGGTGCGGACCTCGGTGGTCGACGAGTCCGGCACGGCGGGGCCGGTCGAGATCCGCTCGCGGATCAAGGACCCCCGGGGCCGGACCGTGGCCCGCACGGCCACCACGATCACGGTCGGGACGAGGGCGACGGAGACCCATGAACTCACCGTCCCCGAACCCCGGTTGTGGGACATCTCGGAGCCCCACCGCTACACCCTGGAGACCGAACTCCGCCGCGACGGCGAGCTGGTCGACACGTACCGCACCCCGTTCGGCCTGCGCACCTTCCGCTTCGACCCGGACGAGGGTTTCCATCTCAACGGCACCCATCACAAGATCAAGGGCGTCGACCTCCATCACGACCTGGGTGCCCTCGGCGCGGCCGTCAGCATCGACGCGATCCGCAGACAGATGACCATCATGAAGTCGATGGGCGTCAACGCCTTCCGCACCTCCCACAACCCGCCCTCCCCGGAGATGATCCAGGTCTGTGAGGAACTGGGCATCGTGATGCTGGTGGAGGCGTTCGACTGCTGGCGCACCGGCAAGACGCGCTACGACTACGGCCGGTTCTTCGACGAGTGGTGCGAGAGGGACGCGACCGAGATGGTCCTCGCGGCCCGCAACTCGCCCGCGGTGCTGCTGTGGTCGATCGGCAACGAGATCCCCGACTCGACGTCCGGTGCCGGACTCGCCATGGCCGACCGGATCATCGCCGCGATCAAGGCCGTCGACGACACCCGCCCGCTGATCATCGGCTCCGACAAGTACCGGCGCCTGCCCGCCAAGGGCTCGGCGGCCGACCTGATGCTGGCCAAGCTGGACGGGCTCGGTCTCAACTACAACACGGCCAAGTCGGTGGACCAGCTGCACGCCGCCTACCCGCACCTCTTCCTCTTCGAGTCGGAGTCGTCCTCCGAGACCTCGACCCGCGGCACCTACCAGGAGCCCGAGCACCTCAACACCGGCGAGAACCACACGCCGGGCAGGAGGGAGACCTCGTCGTACGACAACAACCTCGCCTCCTGGACCATGAGCGGTGAGTACGGGCACAAGAAGGACCGGGACCGGAAGTGGTTCGCCGGGCAGTTCCTCTGGTCGGGCATCGACTACATCGGGGAGCCCACGCCGTACGACGTCTTCCCGGTGAAGGCGTCCTTCTTCGGCGCGGTCGACACCGCCGGCTTCCCCAAGGACATGTACCACCTCTTCCGCAGCCAGTGGGTGGACGAACCGATGGTCCATCTCCTTCCGATGACCTGGAACCACGCGGAGGGCGACATGGTCGAGGTGTGGGCGTACGCCAACGTCTCCACCGTCGAGCTGTTCCTCAACGGCACGTCCCTCGGCACCCGGACCTTCGACACCAAGAAGACCACGGACGGCCGGGTGTACCTGGAGACCACGGAAGCCACCGGCGACGACACGACCTTCACCGACGGCCCCTACCCCGGCAGCTACACCAGCCCGAACGGCAGCGCGGGCAAGCTCCATCTGACCTGGAAGGTGCCCTATGCGCCGGGCGAGTTGAAGGCCGTGGCCCGCAGGAACGGCAAGGTGGTCGCCACCGACGTGCTGCGCACGGCCGGCAAGCCCCATGCCGTACGCCTCACCGCCGACCGCACGTCGCTCGCCGCGGACGGCCGTTCGCTGGCCTTCGTCACGGCGGACGTCGTCGACTCCCGGGGTGTGGTGGTGCCCGACGCCGAGCACCTGATCTCCTTCGCGGTCACGGGCGGCTCCCTCGCCGGTCTCGACAACGGCCGCGAGGAGAGCGCCGAGCGCTACCAGGCCACCACCCGGACCGCCTTTCACGGAAAGGCCCTCGCGATCGTGCGCTCCGGCACCGAGCCGGGGGTCCTGAAGGTCACGGCGAGCGCGCAGGGCCTTCGGGCGGGCAGCGCGAAGGTGCGTACCACCCCGTCCCGGTCGGTCGCCCGCACCGAGCCGGCCGCCTTCACCCCCGACCATCCGGCGCCCCCGAACTACCCGCAGGTGGACGCGAGTTACTCCGGACGCCCGGACACCCTCCCGGCCGCCATGCTCGACGGGGACCCGGCCACCGGTTGGTCCAACGCCTTCAGCAAGGCCGCCACCGCCCTGCTGCCCGCCTTCAGCGGGGCGAGGGCAAAGGACTGGGTCTGCGTGGACTTCGGACGGACCAGGACCTTCGACCGGGCGGAGGTCTCCTTCACGCTGAGCGCGACCCACAGCCTGCCTGCCGCCGTGCAGGCCGCGGTGTGGGACGGGAAGCGGTATGTGCCGGCCGAGGGCGTCTCGGTCGCCTGGGCCACCGCCTCCGACGAGCCCACGGTGGTCACCTTCGACGCCGCCCGCGGCTCCCGGCTCCGGCTCACGCTGACCAGCGCCTATCCGGGCGAGACCAGGGGAGCGGTACGCGTCAGCAAGCTGGAGGTGCCGGGGAGCTGACCCCCACCGGCAGCGGTCCGGACGGGAAACCAGTCCCGTCCGGACCGTTGACTAGGTGTCATGGCTGCAACAAACATGGCCTGCGACCGTCAGTTGGGAGCGCTCCCATCGTGAGCGCCGCCCGTACCTCCCCCGAGGAGACCGGACGTGAACAGACGCAAGACCGCCCTGTTGTCCCTGACCGCCCTGCTGGGAGCGGCACTTGTGGCCTCGCCCGGGTCCCCGGCCGCCGCCGACGAGGTCGAGCAGCTCAAGAACGGCACCTTCGACACCACCACCGCGCCCTGGTGGACGAGCAGCAACGTCACCGCGGGCCTGTCCGGCGGACAGCTGTGCGCGGACGTGCCGGGTGGCACCGCCAACCGCTGGGACGCCGCCGTCGGCCAGAACGACGTCTCCCTCGTGAAGGGGCAGTCGTACAAGTTCTCCTTCACCGCGAACGGTTCGCCCGAAGGGCACGTCCTGCGGGCGATCGTAGGACTGCAAGTGGCGCCCTACGACACCTACTTCGAGGTGAGCCCTCAGCTGAGCGTCTCCGGAAACTCCTACTCCTACACGTTCACCTCGCCCGTCGACACCGCCCAGGGCCAGGTCGGCTTCCAACTCGGCGGCAGCGCCGACCCGTTCCGCTTCTGCATGGACGATGTGTCCCTGCTGGGCGGGGTCCCGCCCGAGGTGTACGAGCCCGACACCGGACCGCGCGTGCGCGTGAACCAGGTCGCCTATCTGCCCGCCGGGCCGAAGAACGCCACCCTGGTCACCGACGCCACGGCGAAGCTGCCCTGGCAGTTGAAGAGCGCCTCCGGCACTGTCGTCGCCCACGGCTGGACCGTGCCGCGCGGCACCGACGTCTCCTCCGGGCAGAACGTCCACTCCATCGACTTCGGCGCCTACAAGAAGCGCGGCGCGGGTCTCACCCTGGTCGCGGACGGCGAGGCCAGCCGGCCCTTCGACATCGGCACGGGTGCCTACGAACAGCTCCGGCTCGACGCGGCGAAGTACTACTACACCCAGCGCAGCGGCATCGCGATCCGCGACGACCTGCGCCCGGGCTACGGACGCGCCGCCGGGCACGTGAACACGGCCCCCAACCAGGGCGACAAGGACGTGCCCTGCCAGCCGGGGGTGTGCGACTACACCCTCGACGTCACCGGCGGCTGGTACGACGCCGGCGACCACGGCAAGTACGTGGTGAACGGCGGCATCTCCACCTGGGAGGTGCTGAGCACGTACGAGCGCGAGCTGCTGGCCCGCACCGGAGAGCCCGCGAAGCTCGGCGACGGCACCCTCGCCATCCCCGAGAGCGGCAACAAGGTGCCCGACATCCTCGACGAGGCCCGCTGGGAGCTGGACTTCCTGCTCAGGATGCAGGTACCGGACGGGCAGCCGCTGGCCGGGATGGCCCACCACAAGGTCCACGACGAGCAGTGGACCGGCCTGCCGCTCATGCCGAGCGACGACCCGCAAAAGCGTGAACTGCACCCGGCGTCCACCGCCGCGACCCTGAACCTGGCCGCGACCGCCGCGCAGGCCGCCCGCCTGTACAAGCCGTACGACAAGGCGTTCGCGGCGAAGGCCCTGGCGGCCGCCCGCAAGGCCTGGACCGCGGCACTCGCCCACCCTGACCTGTACGCCTCGGAGAGCGACGGCACCGGAGGCGGCACCTACGCCGACAACAACGTCACCGACGAGTTCTACTGGGCCGCGGCCGAGCTGTATCTCACCACGGGGGAGAAGGCGTTCCAGGACCACGTGCTCGCCTCGCCGGTCCACACCGCCGACATCTTCACCCCCGTCGGCTACGACTGGGCGCGCACGGCCGCGGCGGCCCGCCTGGACCTGGCGACCGTGCCGAGCAGGCTGCCCGGCCGGGACACGGTGCGGCAGTCGGTCGTCAAGGGCGCCGACCGCTACCTGGCCACCCTGAAGGCCCACCCGTACGGCATGCCGTACGCCCCGGAAGGCAACCTCTACGACTGGGGCTCCAACCACCAGATCCTGCACAACGGGATCGTCATCGCCACCGCCTACGACATCACGGGCGCCACGAAGTACCGTGACGGCGCTCTCCAGGGCATCGACTACATCTTCGGGCGAAACGCGCTGAACATCTCCTACGTCACCGGCTACGGCGAGGTCAACTCCCACAACCAACACGCCCGTTGGTACGCCCACCAGCTCGACCCGAGCATGCCGAACCCGCCGAAGGGCACTCTCGCCGGCGGGCCGAACTCGGGCATCCAGGACCCCTACGCACAGAGCAAACTCCAGGGTTGTGTCGGCCAGTTCTGCTATATCGACGACATCCAGTCCTGGTCGACCAACGAGCACACCATCAACTGGAACTCCGCTCTGACCCGGATGGCGTCCTTCGTGGCGGATCAAGGCTGACGTTCGCGTGCTCCACCAGCTCACCGGGCCGCTCGTGCGCGGTGAGCGTGTGGAGCCGGGCCTGATCGAGCGGCTGGTGCACCTCGACGTACTCACCGTGCGGCAGCCGCTTGATCACACCGGTCTCCCGGCCGTGCAGCACCAGCTCCCGGTCCCGCAGCTGGAGACCCAGGCAGATCCGCCGGGTGGCGACGAAGACGAGCGCCGGGACCACGAGCACGCCGATCCGCACGGCCCACGTCACCGTGTTGATCGACAGATGGAGCCGGGTCGCCACGATGTCGTTGCCGCCGCCCGCCAGCAGGATCAGGTACAGGCTGATCCAGGACGCGCCGATCGCCGTACGGACCGGCCTGTTGCGCGGGCGGTCAAGGAGGTGGTGTTCCCGCGTGTCCTTGGTGAACCGGGCCTCCAGGAACGGGTAGACGCCGATGAAGACCAGCAGCAGCGGGAAGATCACGACCGGTATCAGGACTCCGAGGATCAGCGTGTGGCCCCACAGGGTCACCTCCCACCCCGGCATCACCCGCACCAGCCCCTCCGCGAACCCCAGGTACCAGTCGGGCTGGGCGCCCGTGGAGACCTGGTCGGCGCGGTAAGGGCCGTACGACCAGACAGGGTTGATGGACGCCACGGCCGCGATCAGCGTGAGCGCCCCGAACACGAGGAAGAAGAACCCGCCCGCCTTCGCCAGGTACACCGGGAAGAACGGTGTCCCCACCACGTTGCGTTCGGTCTTTCCGGGGCCCGCGAACTGGGTGTGCTTGTGGTAGACGACCAGGATCAGGTGGGCCACCACGAGCGCCGCCATGATGCCGGGGATCACCAGGATGTGCAGCGAGTAGAAGCGGGCCACGATGTCATGGCCCGGGAACTCGCCGCCGAACAGGAACAGCGAGAGATACGTCCCGACGACCGGCACCGACAGGGTGGCGCCGTAGACGAACCTCATGCCCGTGCCCGACAGCAGGTCGTCCGGCAGCGAGTAGCCGAAGAGGCCCTCGAACAGGCCCAGGAACAGCAGTGCCCAGCCGAACAGCCAGTTGACCTCGCGCGGCTTGCGGAACGAGCCCGTGAAGAAGTGCCGCATCATGTGCGTGAGCATCGCGGCGACGAAGATCAGGGCCGACCAGTGGTGCAGCTGCCGGATCAGCAGCCCGCCGCGCACGTCGAAGCTGATGTCCAGCGTCGAGGCGTACGCCTCCGACATCCGCACGCCGTTCAGCGGCGTGTAACTGCCGTGGTACGTCACCTCGTTCATCGACGGATGGAAGAACAGGGTCAGCCACACCCCGGTCAGGATCAGCACGACGAAGCTGTACAGACAGATCTCGCCGAGCAGGAAGGACCAGTGGTCCGGGAAGACCTTGCGCAGGTACTTCGCGCCGAGCGTGCGGGTGCCGAGCCGTCCGTCGAGCCAGCCGGACAGCCGCTCGCCCTTCTCCGGCTCCGCCGGGCGTTCCACAGCAGTCACGCCTCCTCCTTCTGCACATGCGTGAGCTTGTCGGGATTGGTCACGACGAAGAGGTTCGAGTCCCGGTCGCCCTCCGGTGTGAGGTCCAGGACGATCACCGCGTACGGCGAGTCGTGCTCGAACAGCACGGCCGCGTCGTCGCCGTTGCCGCGCCGGTGGCGGACCTCCAGGCCCAGGGCCTGCGCCCCGCCCTGCCTCGCGTACCCGTTGAGCAGCCGGGCCGCCTTCTCCCGGCCGTGCACCGGGCGCAGGGCCTGCTTGCGCATGCCGCCGCCGTCCGTCCACACCGTCACGTCCGGCGCGAGGATCTCCATCAGCTCCGCGATGTCCCCGCCGACGGCGGCCCGCACGAACCGCTCGGTCGCCTCCCGGCGGACCTGGGGACGGGCCTCGTACAGCGGGCGGCGGGCGTGCACAGGGGCCCGCGCGCGGTGCGCCAACTGCCGTACGGCGGCCGGGGTGCGGTCGATGATCTCCGCGATCTCGGCGTGGGGGTAGCCGAACACCTCGTGCAGCACGAACACCGCGCGCTCCAGCGGGGACAGCGACTCCAGGACCACCAGCATCGCCAGCGACACGGACTCGGTGCGCAGCGCGGGGTCGTCGGCGCTCGCCTCGTCGGTCAGCAGGGGCTCGGGCAGCCACGGGCCGACATACGTCTCGCGGCGGCGGTTGACCACGGCCCGCCGCTGGAGCGCGTGGTTGACGGTGATCCGGACCAGATAGGCACGTGGGTTGTCGATCCCTCCGGCGCCCCGGCGTGACCACGACAGCCAGGTGTCCTGGAGCACGTCCTCGGTGTCGGTGACGCTGCCCAGCATGTTGTAGACGACGCCGAACAGCAGTTCCCGGTGCTCGACGAAGACACCGGTCGTCTCTTGGGCGTCGGGAACGGGAATCTCGGACATCTCGTGTGGCCTCCCAGTGGCGCGCTCACCACTGCGAGGCCTTCAGCGCGCCGGAATGTGACATCCGACGGCCGGAATGTGACCCACGCCTCACCGAGGCCGGGGCGGGGCGGCTAGGACGCGTCGTGGAAGACGATCCCGAGCGCGTGCCGCCGGCCGGAGCGCACGACGCTCACCCCGTGCCGCATCGCCCCGGCCGACCAGCCGCGCCTGCTGCGCACGGGCCGGTCCCGGGTCGTGAAGACCACACCGTGGCCCCGGGGGAGGACGGTCGCCGTGCCCCGGGACTGGGCCCGGGGGCGCTGCTCGACCATCAGGAACTCGCCGCCGGTGTAGTCGGTGCCGTACTCGTCGAGGCCGACCACCACCTGCAGCGGAAAGACCAGGTCGCCGAAGACGTCCCGGTGCAGCGCGTTCCAGTCGCCCTGCGTGTAGCGCAGCAGGATCTGCGCCGCACGGTCCTGCCCGGCCGCGTGGCAGCGCTCCAGCCACTCCTCCAGGCAGTCCGGCCACGGTGCCGGGCGTCCGAGACGGGCCGCCCAGTCACGGGCGACGGGCAGCAGGCGGGGATAGAGCGCGGCGCGCAGGGCGGACACCGGGGCGGGCAGGTCGTGGGTGAAGTAGCGGTACTCACCCGATCCGAAGCGGTGGCGTGCCATGTCCACGGTGGTCCGGAAGAGTTCCGGCTTCTCGTACAGCGCTGTCAGGTCACGGCACTCGGCGGGCGTCAGCAGCGGTGCCGTCGGGGCGCAGCCGTGCGCGTCCAACTCGGCGGCGAGGGCGGCCCAGTCGGTCTCGGCGACCCGGGCGGCGGCCACGTCGGGGGTGACGGTCATGTCGTTTCCTCCTCGCCTTCGAGTGTGGGACGCCCGTCGTCCCGTGTCCGGCGGGAATCGGACACGGTGCTCGCACCTCTTCGGTACCGCTCGACTGGTGACTTGACCTGCGGATATTTACGGTTGAGTACCCGCGCGGTACCGTGAAGGCATGCCAGCTCTCAACGTGGAGTTCAGCGATCGCGAGCTAGAGGACCTGCGCCAGATCGCCAAGGAGCGCGGTACGTCGATGAAGGCCCTCGTGCGGGAGGCCGCCGCGGCCGACATCGCCCGGCACCGGGCCCTGCAGGAAGGTGCGGAAGCGTTCCGGCGGTTCTTCTCCGCCCACGCCGACGAGTTCGCCGCCGCCTTCCCGGAGGACGAACCGTCCGCCAGGGGCGCGGGACGGGTCGCCTGACCGATGGCTTCCGTCGTCCACATCGACGTGCCCTGGCTGCTTCAGCGGCACGAAGAGGTCCTGCCCGACCAGCCCACGATCAACGACTTCTCGGCCCTCGTCGCCGCCGTCGCCCGGCATCGCGTCGACCCGCCCCGTCTGGGCGTCGACTCCGACCCCGCCTGGCGCGCCGCCGCCCTTCTGCACACCCTGGCCCTGCTCAAGCCCTTACCGTCGGCCAACGCCCGCTTCGCCTGCGCCACGGCTGTGGCCTACATGTTCGTCAGCGGCGTCGGCATCGACCCGCCCTACGGCGCCCTCGTCGACCTCGCCCGCGATCTGATCTCCGGCAAGACCGACGTCTACGGGGCGGCGGACCGGCTGCGCTCCTGGCAGATCTGAGGCCGGCGGCCGATCCTGAGCCGGATCGGGGTGCCGGGCAGGACACCGGCCGTCCCGCCCCCGGGGCCGCCGACCGAGGGCGGGAGGAGGGGGTCGGCGGCCGGGGTTTCGCGCGGGAGAGCCGCCGTCCTGCGCGGGGCCTCCTGGAAGGGCCGCCTCCAGTGGACCACCGGTGGCCACCCGGGGGGAGCGTGCGTGGCGCTCCGGCGCGTGCGCGTGTTTCACACGGGGCGCATGAAATGTCGAAAGCCGGTGCGAGCGCACGCAGTTGCGGCTCCCTCCGGCTATCTCGCAATTGGCGCGGATGTTGCTCAGGTGCCCTTGTTGGCCGTGAGTGACTTGTGCAAGGGTGAACCACCCATGTGGGGGGCAAGGGCCGGGTCGCATTCGTCCCGTGGGGAACCGGGGTGGAGGGGCGTCGGCGAATTCGTGCTTCCCACGCCCGCGCCCAAAAGGGATGCCCCGTTCGGCACTTCTTTTCGGCAACGAGAACTTCTGTGAGTCCCATGTCTGTGGGAAGGAAACCGCTCAGTGCCAACCCCCCACCCACCGCTCCCTCCTTACCCGCCGCCCGGCGGTGCCTCCGGAGAATCCGACGAGGATTTCGCCGCCCGGCTCAGGGGCCGTCCCGACGGCGAGGCCGCCCAGGCCGTCGCGCTCCTCATGGCGCGCCACTGGAAACCGGCGCACGAGTACGCGGTCATCTGCCTCGCCTCGCCGTCCGAGACCGCCTCCATGGTGGCCGCGGCCGCCTTCCACCAGGTCCTGGACCGGCTGGCGCTCGGCGAACCGGCCCTCGCGCTGCGCCCCAGAACCCTCGTGGCCGTGCGGGACACGGTCAGGGAGTGGACGGCCGAGGACCGGATCACCGATGTTCTGCCGGACCTGGTGAAACCGAACGGCGGCCGCGGTATGCGGGCCGCGAAGTCCATGACCCCCGAAAATCGCAAGCTCGCCGAGCGGTCATTCCAGTCCCTTCCCGGACTCGCCCGCTGCCTGCTGTGGCACACCGAGGTGGAGGCGGAGTCGATTGTCGTGCCCGCCGCACTCCTCGGCATGGCCACCGACACCGCGTCGGCGGCGCTCGAACAGGCGCGTGAAAAATTCCGCGAAGGATGTGTACATGCCCATCGGGAACTCGCGCCGACCAAGGATTGCCGCTTCTACAACCGGCTCCTCGACGTTCCGATTCGTCGCGGCGGAGCCCTGCTGCCGGATGTCCAGCAGCATCTCGCGGAGTGCCGCTACTGCCGTTCCGCCGCGGAACAACTGAGCCATTTCGAGGGCGGCTTGGGTGTGCTGATCGCCGAGGCGGTGCTCGGTTGGGGTGCCCGTCGCTATCTCGAACTGCGCGCCGGGCGTACGCCCCAGACGGAGAGCCGCAGCCGGGGCACCGGCCGGCACAGCGCGGAACGCCGCCGCATCCTCGCGCGCATCCCCACTCCCGGCCGCCGCGCTCCCGGCGAGGGCGGGGGCCTGCGGTCCTCACGGACGCTGCTCACCGGAGTGGGCCTCACCTCCGCCGGCCTCCTCGCGGCCATGCTCGCCGCCGGGCTGTGGTCGCACGACGGCGGCGCCGACCCGGCCGCCTCCACCAGCGCCGCAGGCGGCAACACGGCCCCGGGCGCCGACACGCCGACGCCCGGCACCGCCCAGCTGCCCACCGCACCGGCGGTGACCCGGCTGCGCAACGCCGCCGCCGGCCTCTGCCTGGATGTCCGGGGCACGGTGAAGGAGGGCGCCGGCACCGAACTGGCGGCCTGCTCGACCGAGCGGACCCAGCAGTGGTCGTACGAGAAGGACGGTCTGCTGCGCAGCGAGGCGGATCCGGAGCTGTGTCTGGACTCGCGCGGGGACGCGGGCGTGGTCATCCTCGGCACCTGCGCGGGGGAGAAGACGAAGCGGGCCGACGACGTGCGCTACGACCTCACGGTGCAGGGGGAGTTACTGCCCCGCTGGGACGAGCGGCTATCCCTCGCCTCCACCACCGAGGACCCGGGTGCCGACGTCGTCGTCAAGGTCCGCGACCACTCGGACCAGCAGCGCTGGCTGACCGGCCCGGTCTCCAGCGCCGGGCCCGGCTCACTGTCGGTCACCGGGAGCGAGGCCCCGCAGGCCCGGCCTGCGGAGCTCACGGACCGGATCTAGGACCAGGGAGGCCTCCGCTCACGGAGGCCTCCCCTCAGGCGGGGCCCTCCAGGAGGTCGTCGGGGCCGACCGTCGCCGGTGTCGCGTGTCCGCAGAGCGCGAGCGTGAGGTCCAGCTCCGCGAGCAGACAGCGGATCACGTGCTCGACGCCCGCCTGTCCGTCCAGGCCGAGGCCGTAGACGTACGGCCGCCCGAGGAGCACCGCCCGGGCGCCGAGCGCGAGGGCCTTGAAGACGTCGTCCCCGGTGCGGATGCCGCTGTCGAAGAGGACCGTGAGCCGGTCACCGACCGCCTCCACCACCCGCGGCAGTGCGTCGGCCGCCGCGACCGACCCGGCCACCTG
This portion of the Streptomyces canus genome encodes:
- a CDS encoding ricin-type beta-trefoil lectin domain protein; this encodes MPTPHPPLPPYPPPGGASGESDEDFAARLRGRPDGEAAQAVALLMARHWKPAHEYAVICLASPSETASMVAAAAFHQVLDRLALGEPALALRPRTLVAVRDTVREWTAEDRITDVLPDLVKPNGGRGMRAAKSMTPENRKLAERSFQSLPGLARCLLWHTEVEAESIVVPAALLGMATDTASAALEQAREKFREGCVHAHRELAPTKDCRFYNRLLDVPIRRGGALLPDVQQHLAECRYCRSAAEQLSHFEGGLGVLIAEAVLGWGARRYLELRAGRTPQTESRSRGTGRHSAERRRILARIPTPGRRAPGEGGGLRSSRTLLTGVGLTSAGLLAAMLAAGLWSHDGGADPAASTSAAGGNTAPGADTPTPGTAQLPTAPAVTRLRNAAAGLCLDVRGTVKEGAGTELAACSTERTQQWSYEKDGLLRSEADPELCLDSRGDAGVVILGTCAGEKTKRADDVRYDLTVQGELLPRWDERLSLASTTEDPGADVVVKVRDHSDQQRWLTGPVSSAGPGSLSVTGSEAPQARPAELTDRI